From one Pedobacter faecalis genomic stretch:
- a CDS encoding ATP-binding protein, with translation MRVKIITALLLACLALFLAWGVSRTAFNEMLETVENISAPSERLRLVNVISRRIGGLEQLQRLPNLNVSAQYSKGFKASRELRIALDSLGVLYKEDTVQLSRISAIKKLLSRRDKQFVNYLRVRAAMMNDKAFSEQVRDVSDMVNKRDAQSDSTILAREQKTSTTTVYPTDEKPRSFFGRIFGRKRPSDDSPIRIVSEEKVVRDTIAVSAEDSLTHNLERSLQVIAAQQRKQQANFLGREAELAVANEKLIGQMVDVLSQVEAEVVSQIEQSGFKAKGVVNTSIRTISIIFLVFVFLMAILLYFILTDLTRSKRYRAELEKAKEEAEYHGMAKQRFLANMSHEIRTPLQSIIGYADLIRNEKEPKKSDIEAIHHSSEHLLQIVNEILDYNRITSGKFSFASDLFDMRKLLDEVMSVMRLQSDARGLTLSSEFQLEPVRFVFGDPFRLKQILYNLLGNAVKFTPKGEVKLKVFFKQRHDELYFTFVVADTGVGMTEAETQIIFNEFEQAGAVDGHVANRMGTGLGLSIIKSLIEQQGGRIYVKSKPGAGSVFTVYLTFRAAAQQIDIPDKPEAKVFSEGKVWLVDDDPLILDLFSVIFERHFIPYKRFDAPLDMLNEAWDERVKNVFIDIRMPGMDGITLCKEMRKRITPGVKLYAVTAQVLPDERELLLASGFDHLVMKPFRESEIIALFTEQGSPDNSPKLDLTALRKMTYGDEEQLKKILSRFVLDSRNDIAQARLAIEAGDTANVRLIVHRIAGRTAQIGAAELASEFRRCEIALTEGKEADILPLLEGLDRLCEKASQITS, from the coding sequence ATGAGAGTTAAGATCATCACGGCCCTGTTGCTAGCCTGCCTTGCACTCTTTCTGGCATGGGGCGTGAGCCGGACAGCTTTCAACGAAATGCTGGAAACGGTGGAAAACATCTCTGCACCGAGTGAGCGCCTCCGGCTGGTCAACGTGATATCCAGGAGGATCGGGGGACTAGAACAGCTTCAACGGCTACCCAACCTGAATGTTTCGGCACAGTACAGTAAAGGCTTTAAGGCTTCGCGTGAGCTGCGGATTGCGCTTGATTCGCTCGGCGTGCTGTATAAGGAGGATACCGTACAACTGTCCAGGATCAGCGCGATAAAAAAGCTACTGTCAAGACGCGATAAGCAGTTTGTGAATTATCTCAGGGTGCGCGCCGCTATGATGAACGACAAGGCCTTCTCTGAACAGGTCAGGGATGTGAGCGATATGGTGAATAAGAGAGATGCCCAGTCCGACAGTACCATTTTAGCCAGGGAGCAAAAGACTTCCACCACTACAGTCTATCCCACTGACGAAAAGCCCAGGAGTTTCTTTGGCCGGATTTTCGGGCGGAAACGTCCTTCCGATGATAGCCCGATCCGTATTGTGAGCGAGGAGAAGGTGGTACGTGATACCATAGCGGTATCCGCCGAAGACAGTCTCACGCACAATCTAGAGCGTTCTCTTCAGGTCATCGCCGCCCAGCAGCGAAAGCAGCAGGCTAACTTTCTGGGCAGAGAGGCGGAACTGGCCGTGGCGAACGAAAAACTGATCGGTCAGATGGTCGATGTGCTGAGCCAGGTGGAGGCTGAAGTGGTGAGTCAGATCGAGCAAAGCGGTTTTAAGGCGAAAGGCGTTGTGAACACCAGTATCAGGACAATAAGCATCATTTTTTTGGTGTTCGTTTTCCTGATGGCTATCCTGTTATATTTTATTTTAACAGATCTTACCCGAAGCAAAAGATATCGCGCTGAGCTCGAAAAAGCGAAAGAGGAAGCAGAGTATCACGGTATGGCAAAGCAGCGTTTTCTGGCGAATATGAGTCACGAGATCAGGACGCCTTTACAGTCGATCATCGGCTATGCGGATCTGATCCGTAACGAGAAGGAACCAAAAAAATCGGACATAGAGGCCATCCACCATTCTTCCGAACACCTGCTGCAAATTGTAAATGAAATACTGGATTATAACCGGATCACCTCGGGTAAGTTTAGTTTTGCGAGCGACTTGTTTGATATGCGCAAGCTGCTCGACGAGGTCATGTCGGTCATGCGTTTGCAATCGGATGCCCGGGGGCTTACGCTGTCTTCCGAATTCCAGCTCGAACCGGTCCGCTTTGTTTTCGGTGATCCCTTTCGGCTTAAACAGATCTTGTACAATTTGCTGGGTAATGCCGTTAAGTTCACCCCTAAGGGGGAAGTAAAGCTGAAAGTGTTCTTTAAGCAACGGCACGACGAGTTGTATTTTACGTTTGTAGTGGCCGATACGGGTGTGGGCATGACGGAGGCCGAGACGCAGATCATTTTTAATGAGTTTGAACAGGCTGGCGCGGTTGACGGTCATGTGGCCAACCGTATGGGTACAGGGCTGGGGCTCAGCATTATTAAGTCGCTCATTGAGCAGCAGGGCGGTCGGATCTATGTAAAGAGCAAACCTGGTGCGGGTAGTGTATTCACCGTCTATCTGACCTTCCGGGCAGCGGCACAACAGATCGATATACCAGACAAGCCGGAAGCGAAAGTTTTTTCTGAAGGTAAGGTCTGGCTGGTAGACGATGACCCGCTTATACTCGATTTATTTTCGGTCATTTTTGAACGGCACTTTATCCCTTATAAACGCTTTGACGCTCCGCTGGATATGCTTAATGAAGCCTGGGACGAGCGCGTAAAAAATGTGTTCATCGATATTCGCATGCCGGGGATGGACGGCATTACACTGTGTAAGGAGATGAGAAAAAGGATTACTCCCGGTGTAAAGCTATATGCGGTAACGGCCCAGGTGCTTCCCGACGAAAGGGAGTTGTTACTTGCCAGCGGCTTTGATCACTTGGTGATGAAGCCTTTCCGGGAATCGGAGATCATCGCTTTGTTTACAGAGCAGGGCTCGCCGGACAATAGTCCTAAACTCGACCTGACTGCGCTGCGGAAAATGACTTACGGCGATGAGGAACAGCTTAAAAAGATTCTGTCGAGATTTGTTCTGGACTCAAGAAATGATATAGCGCAGGCCAGGTTGGCCATAGAAGCAGGGGATACCGCTAATGTCCGGTTGATTGTTCACCGGATCGCTGGTCGCACCGCTCAGATCGGAGCTGCTGAACTGGCCTCTGAATTCAGGCGTTGCGAAATCGCGCTCACCGAAGGAAAGGAGGCGGATATTCTGCCACTTTTAGAGGGGCTTGATCGGCTGTGTGAGAAAGCCTCGCAAATCACTTCATAG
- a CDS encoding GlxA family transcriptional regulator, whose protein sequence is MKHISILVPRGAILGSLEGSRQLFSQVNQFAKQQGKPPVFQVELIGLTRETPVSGGLFTVNTDSLVDDVAQTDLIIIPAVDGDLSDAIDQNKAFLPWIKKQYEAGAEVASLCLGAFLLASTGLLSGRKCATHWMAESAFRQMFPDVQLVTQKIITDEHRIYSSGGAFSYLNLILYLIEKYAGREIAVLSAKVFAIELDRQNQLPFTIFQGQKGHEDEPVKKIQEYIESNFQKKITIDELASMQAIGRRNLERRFKKATDNTIVEYIQRVKIEAAKMSLESSRENINEVMYKVGYTDTKAFRSTFKRVTGLSPIQYRAKYNRVMSA, encoded by the coding sequence ATGAAACACATTTCGATTTTAGTTCCGAGAGGTGCCATACTGGGTAGCCTGGAAGGCTCGCGGCAGTTGTTTAGTCAGGTGAATCAGTTTGCAAAACAACAGGGAAAGCCACCGGTATTCCAGGTGGAGCTGATCGGGCTGACCAGGGAAACGCCGGTCAGCGGCGGCTTGTTTACCGTTAATACCGATTCTTTGGTCGACGACGTGGCGCAGACAGACCTTATCATCATTCCTGCTGTCGACGGCGATTTGTCGGACGCCATAGATCAGAATAAGGCCTTCCTGCCCTGGATAAAAAAACAATACGAAGCTGGAGCGGAGGTTGCCAGCCTTTGTCTGGGTGCTTTCCTGCTAGCTTCTACAGGTTTGCTAAGCGGCCGGAAATGCGCTACGCACTGGATGGCCGAAAGTGCCTTCCGTCAGATGTTTCCTGATGTGCAGCTGGTAACGCAAAAGATTATTACCGACGAGCACCGCATTTATTCCAGCGGTGGTGCGTTTTCGTATCTCAACCTGATTCTGTATCTTATCGAGAAATATGCAGGGAGGGAGATCGCTGTGCTTTCTGCTAAGGTATTCGCTATAGAGCTGGACAGGCAAAACCAATTACCTTTTACCATTTTTCAGGGTCAGAAAGGACATGAAGATGAGCCGGTCAAAAAAATTCAGGAGTATATAGAAAGTAATTTTCAAAAGAAAATAACAATCGATGAACTGGCTTCCATGCAGGCTATTGGTCGCCGCAACCTGGAACGCAGATTTAAAAAGGCTACGGACAATACGATCGTAGAATATATCCAGCGTGTGAAGATAGAGGCAGCCAAAATGAGCCTGGAATCGTCGAGAGAAAACATCAATGAGGTGATGTATAAGGTGGGCTATACAGACACCAAAGCTTTTCGGAGTACTTTTAAGCGTGTGACGGGCCTGTCACCCATCCAGTACAGGGCAAAATATAACCGGGTGATGTCGGCCTGA
- a CDS encoding bifunctional helix-turn-helix domain-containing protein/methylated-DNA--[protein]-cysteine S-methyltransferase: MEQQALNYERIAAAIAFIKANFKTQPTLEEIAAHVHLSPYHFQKLFTDWAGTSPKKFLQYVSIGYAKSLLASGRPTLFTVASETGLSGTGRLHDLFVGIEGMTPAEYKMGGKSLQIRYSYAFTPFGQVIVASTTKGICFMAFHSDKQVAFEDLRSRFPNALYREGSDEHQQNALAIFHKDATLPQIKLHLKGTDFQLKVWDALLKIPASGVCSYGTLARQIDYPNASRAVGTAIGANPIAYLIPCHRVIQASGDTGGYMWGGIRKLAILAWEAGQLGEKSLY, translated from the coding sequence ATGGAGCAACAAGCGTTAAATTATGAAAGGATTGCAGCGGCTATAGCTTTTATCAAAGCCAATTTTAAGACGCAGCCGACACTGGAGGAAATTGCTGCTCATGTGCACCTGAGCCCTTACCATTTTCAAAAGTTATTTACGGACTGGGCCGGTACATCACCTAAAAAGTTTCTGCAGTATGTCAGTATAGGCTATGCCAAGTCGCTCCTGGCAAGCGGTCGGCCCACCCTCTTTACCGTAGCCTCAGAAACCGGTCTGTCGGGCACCGGCAGGCTGCACGACCTGTTTGTCGGCATTGAAGGCATGACGCCTGCGGAATATAAGATGGGCGGGAAGTCGCTTCAAATTAGGTATAGCTATGCCTTTACGCCCTTCGGTCAGGTGATTGTGGCGTCTACGACCAAAGGTATTTGTTTTATGGCCTTTCATTCCGATAAACAGGTTGCATTTGAAGATTTAAGAAGCCGTTTTCCTAACGCCTTGTACCGAGAAGGCTCGGATGAACATCAGCAAAATGCGCTGGCTATATTTCATAAAGACGCCACGCTGCCTCAGATCAAGCTTCACCTTAAGGGTACGGATTTCCAGTTGAAGGTATGGGATGCCTTGCTCAAGATACCGGCAAGCGGAGTTTGCAGCTACGGAACGCTGGCACGGCAGATCGACTATCCTAATGCGTCAAGAGCCGTGGGAACAGCCATCGGCGCCAATCCAATCGCCTACCTGATCCCCTGTCACCGGGTGATACAAGCCAGCGGTGACACCGGAGGGTATATGTGGGGCGGCATCCGCAAACTTGCGATCTTAGCCTGGGAGGCTGGTCAACTCGGAGAAAAGTCGCTATATTAG
- a CDS encoding TIGR00730 family Rossman fold protein yields MNKSEIVFLDGPQSRWKEFKFTLNILSQFIRGFRSLHFVGPCITVFGSARFKEDHPYYDFTKKASAEFARLGFTIMTGGGPGLMEAANRGAKEVGGRSVGCNIKLPMEQAPNRYLDKWVEMKHFFVRKVLLVKYSFAFVAMPGGYGTLDELFEALTLIQTGSIKNFPVIILGQEYHGELLSYIDHMLRCGTISEQDAKMFLVTDDIQEAVEMIREKSIKAYGLLPRNKQRPFRWLFERQ; encoded by the coding sequence ATGAACAAATCAGAAATCGTATTCCTCGACGGTCCCCAATCAAGATGGAAGGAGTTCAAGTTTACACTAAATATCTTGTCTCAGTTTATACGCGGGTTCAGGTCACTCCATTTTGTCGGCCCCTGTATAACAGTATTCGGATCGGCCAGGTTTAAAGAAGATCACCCTTATTATGATTTCACCAAAAAAGCCTCTGCTGAGTTTGCCAGACTGGGCTTCACCATAATGACCGGTGGCGGGCCCGGATTGATGGAGGCGGCCAATCGCGGAGCGAAGGAAGTCGGCGGGCGCAGTGTCGGATGCAATATCAAATTGCCCATGGAGCAGGCTCCAAACCGGTATCTCGACAAGTGGGTGGAGATGAAGCATTTCTTCGTCAGAAAGGTATTGCTTGTGAAGTACTCTTTTGCTTTTGTGGCGATGCCGGGCGGTTATGGTACGTTGGATGAGCTTTTTGAGGCGCTGACCTTAATACAGACAGGCTCGATTAAAAATTTTCCGGTCATTATTCTTGGGCAGGAATACCACGGCGAGCTTTTATCGTATATTGATCATATGCTGCGCTGCGGTACAATAAGTGAACAGGATGCTAAAATGTTCCTGGTTACGGACGACATTCAGGAAGCCGTCGAAATGATACGGGAAAAGAGCATCAAAGCATACGGCTTGCTGCCGCGGAACAAGCAAAGGCCTTTCCGCTGGTTGTTTGAAAGGCAATAA